A DNA window from uncultured Methanoregula sp. contains the following coding sequences:
- a CDS encoding translation initiation factor IF-2 subunit beta, producing MTDPYEKLLKQAYSNITEKTESSERFVVPEAKAYVEGKTTVLENFTDIVGKVRRDPDHLMKFLLGELGTSGKIDGNRAIFNGKFEISLIKAIIKSYVEDYVICSECGKPDTRLVKDDRVMILRCDACGSHRPVRKRKARTEPVSENLEEGMVMDVEIQSISKRGDGVVKMGRYIMYVGNAKPGQKVKIKISRISGSIVFTERATEE from the coding sequence ATGACGGACCCGTATGAGAAACTCCTCAAACAGGCATATTCCAATATCACGGAAAAAACCGAATCCTCGGAACGGTTTGTAGTTCCTGAGGCCAAGGCATACGTTGAGGGTAAGACCACGGTTCTTGAGAATTTTACCGATATTGTCGGAAAAGTCCGCCGCGACCCGGATCACCTGATGAAATTCCTGCTCGGTGAGCTGGGAACAAGCGGAAAAATTGACGGGAACCGGGCGATCTTCAATGGAAAATTCGAGATATCGTTAATCAAGGCGATTATCAAGAGTTACGTTGAGGATTATGTCATCTGCTCTGAGTGCGGCAAACCCGATACGCGTCTTGTCAAGGATGACCGGGTCATGATCCTCCGGTGCGATGCCTGCGGAAGTCACCGCCCGGTACGCAAGAGGAAAGCAAGAACGGAACCGGTTTCAGAGAACCTTGAAGAGGGGATGGTTATGGATGTCGAGATCCAGTCGATCTCAAAGCGGGGCGACGGGGTTGTCAAGATGGGCCGCTATATCATGTATGTGGGCAATGCGAAACCGGGTCAGAAAGTCAAAATCAAGATCTCCCGTATTTCCGGTTCTATCGTTTTCACCGAGCGGGCTACCGAAGAATAA
- the frhD gene encoding coenzyme F420-reducing hydrogenase, FrhD protein: MLFPEIVIAGCGNPLFADDGFGPAVIEEMQKLSLPDNVMIVDAGLGGPHFIFTLLDPEVTKKLIIVDIADYGAEPGSITKLRVEDLPPGAYRDAHSWDLTEPLQRIKDRVDVTVIGVQPAKVTAPEFEIGLSDELQRAIPKTIRVILETIGVDYGTTINLQEEGSQRGAAETCSPTKSR; the protein is encoded by the coding sequence ATGCTGTTTCCGGAGATCGTAATAGCAGGGTGTGGAAACCCCCTGTTCGCCGATGACGGCTTTGGCCCGGCAGTAATCGAAGAGATGCAGAAACTCTCGCTTCCCGACAATGTGATGATAGTGGATGCGGGCCTTGGCGGCCCGCATTTTATTTTTACGCTGCTCGACCCGGAAGTGACCAAGAAACTCATCATTGTCGATATTGCCGATTACGGGGCAGAGCCGGGGTCCATAACAAAACTCCGTGTCGAGGACCTGCCGCCAGGAGCATACCGGGACGCCCATTCATGGGATCTTACCGAGCCGCTCCAGCGAATCAAGGACCGGGTAGACGTAACGGTCATCGGAGTCCAGCCAGCAAAGGTTACAGCCCCTGAGTTTGAGATCGGCCTCTCTGATGAACTTCAGAGAGCAATTCCGAAAACAATTCGGGTGATACTGGAAACAATAGGGGTGGATTATGGGACTACTATCAATCTTCAAGAAGAAGGAAGTCAGCGCGGAGCCGCAGAAACCTGCAGCCCCACAAAAAGCCGCTGA
- a CDS encoding DUF362 domain-containing protein, translated as MGEHVDIFIADAADRYGGVESVLGGFDLSVLAGSAVTIKATYPSADPFPASTHLETLDALYTAIADEKPGKITLAERSSGGETRDVLADLGVIALAKDRGFSIALLDEMERFGWLEIQAPGLHWTRGFYLAAPVMRADHLIQTCCLKTDRFGSHFSLSLKNAAGCIARRVQNLNYDFANELQNSPHQRSMIAEINKFFRTDLVVLDATEGFASGGPERGKLISPGVILASPDRVAIDTAGVALLRAFGTIPDVANGRIFDQEQIARAAELGIGISSADQIRLVPLDPRAEEVAAKMQVQLDAD; from the coding sequence ATGGGAGAGCATGTTGATATCTTCATTGCCGATGCGGCAGACCGCTACGGCGGCGTTGAGAGCGTTCTTGGTGGATTTGACTTATCCGTTCTTGCCGGTTCGGCTGTTACGATAAAAGCAACGTATCCGAGCGCCGATCCCTTCCCGGCCTCGACCCATCTCGAGACGCTGGATGCGCTCTATACCGCGATAGCTGACGAGAAACCCGGAAAGATAACCCTTGCCGAGCGCAGTAGCGGCGGGGAGACCCGGGACGTACTTGCCGATCTGGGGGTCATTGCCCTGGCAAAAGACCGGGGATTTTCCATAGCCCTGCTCGACGAGATGGAGCGCTTTGGGTGGCTTGAGATCCAGGCTCCGGGCCTTCACTGGACCCGGGGATTCTATCTGGCAGCACCCGTCATGCGGGCCGATCATCTCATCCAGACCTGCTGCCTCAAGACCGACCGGTTCGGCAGCCACTTCTCGCTCTCGCTGAAGAACGCGGCAGGCTGCATTGCCCGCAGGGTCCAGAACCTCAATTACGATTTCGCAAACGAACTGCAGAACTCGCCGCACCAGCGCTCCATGATAGCCGAGATCAACAAGTTTTTCCGGACCGATCTTGTTGTCCTGGATGCCACTGAAGGATTTGCAAGCGGCGGCCCGGAGAGGGGAAAACTCATCAGCCCCGGTGTCATCCTTGCATCGCCGGACCGGGTTGCCATCGATACTGCAGGAGTCGCCCTCCTCAGGGCATTTGGCACGATTCCGGATGTTGCAAACGGGCGGATATTCGACCAGGAACAGATAGCCCGGGCTGCAGAGCTCGGCATCGGCATCTCATCGGCAGACCAGATCCGGCTTGTGCCGCTCGATCCCAGGGCAGAAGAAGTTGCTGCAAAAATGCAGGTGCAGCTCGACGCGGACTGA
- the frhG gene encoding coenzyme F420 hydrogenase subunit gamma — MADKITVGYTHLSGCTGCTVALADNYAGLLTLLDKYVDLKYMPTLADARHIQKVDVSFVEGSVCINDKLAVQEIRETREKSAIVVALGGCACYGNITRFSRGGQQNQPAHEAYLPIGNLIKVDVFIPGCAPTPQMIRNVAVMAYLLLKGTKEQKDLATAFLTPLMKMTESNSACFCELMTNVINQGLCMGCGTCAAACPVNAITMEYGKPNGERDLCIKCGACYAQCPRGFFNTDVISNYEAINEAIMAALQ; from the coding sequence GTGGCAGACAAGATTACAGTAGGTTACACGCACCTGAGTGGGTGTACCGGTTGTACTGTTGCATTAGCAGACAACTATGCCGGATTATTAACTCTCCTCGACAAATACGTCGACCTGAAGTACATGCCAACACTTGCAGACGCAAGGCACATCCAGAAGGTAGACGTCTCGTTCGTCGAGGGTTCAGTTTGTATTAACGACAAACTCGCAGTACAGGAGATCAGAGAGACCCGTGAGAAGTCAGCAATCGTCGTCGCCCTCGGCGGCTGCGCCTGCTACGGCAACATCACCCGGTTCTCCCGCGGGGGCCAGCAGAACCAGCCGGCTCACGAGGCATACCTGCCGATCGGCAACCTGATCAAGGTCGACGTGTTCATCCCCGGATGCGCACCAACCCCCCAGATGATCCGGAATGTCGCGGTCATGGCATACCTGCTCCTCAAGGGAACCAAGGAACAGAAGGATCTCGCAACTGCATTCCTGACCCCGCTCATGAAGATGACGGAATCCAACAGTGCATGCTTCTGCGAACTGATGACCAATGTCATCAACCAGGGTCTCTGCATGGGATGCGGAACCTGTGCAGCAGCCTGCCCGGTCAACGCCATCACCATGGAGTACGGCAAGCCCAACGGCGAGCGCGACCTGTGCATCAAGTGCGGCGCATGCTATGCGCAGTGCCCGAGAGGGTTCTTCAACACTGATGTCATCAGCAACTATGAGGCGATCAACGAGGCCATAATGGCGGCACTCCAGTGA
- a CDS encoding type II toxin-antitoxin system HicB family antitoxin, whose amino-acid sequence MHYTIITESHEKGGFTARCVEIPKARGHGGTQGEAIARIKEEIEQVRQEQNAELHSIIASVHSEIIKIEVADSA is encoded by the coding sequence ATGCACTATACCATCATCACGGAATCCCACGAGAAAGGCGGATTTACTGCCCGCTGCGTGGAGATCCCGAAAGCTCGCGGTCATGGCGGCACTCAGGGTGAGGCGATTGCCAGGATCAAGGAAGAGATCGAGCAGGTGCGACAGGAGCAGAATGCGGAACTGCACTCTATTATTGCATCCGTCCATTCTGAGATTATCAAGATCGAAGTCGCCGACTCGGCGTAA
- a CDS encoding NAD(P)H-dependent oxidoreductase produces MKICIIYHSETGNTRHVAQHLASVCDGKLIDITDKATYNRLTRFLVWCKMARGEEKTPIEPSSIDVSGFDQLVFGSPVWAFKPTPAIHAAIDSLKGCEGKKATAFCTHGGRPGETAEVFQKWIEARGMKCVGNANISDKDIENEKKTKELVATLIKTANPA; encoded by the coding sequence ATGAAAATCTGCATCATTTACCACAGTGAAACCGGTAATACCCGTCACGTTGCACAGCACCTGGCATCGGTATGCGACGGGAAGCTTATCGATATTACCGACAAGGCCACCTATAACCGACTGACCCGGTTCCTTGTCTGGTGCAAGATGGCGCGGGGAGAAGAGAAAACCCCGATCGAACCCTCATCTATCGATGTTTCCGGTTTTGATCAGCTGGTATTCGGCTCCCCGGTCTGGGCGTTCAAGCCGACCCCGGCCATTCATGCTGCCATCGATTCCCTGAAGGGGTGCGAGGGAAAGAAGGCGACTGCGTTCTGCACGCATGGTGGCCGTCCCGGAGAGACTGCGGAAGTTTTTCAGAAATGGATTGAGGCGCGGGGAATGAAATGCGTGGGGAATGCAAATATATCCGATAAGGATATTGAGAACGAAAAGAAGACCAAAGAGCTTGTCGCAACCCTGATCAAAACGGCAAATCCTGCATAA
- the ilvC gene encoding ketol-acid reductoisomerase translates to MLKKYYEADADLSVLKGKRIAVIGYGSQGRGQSLNLRDSGLDVVIGLRPGKSWDAAAKDGMKVMKVAEAVKSADVIQILLPDEHQGAVYKSEIQPNLSGNKCLMFSHGFNIHFGQIVPPETVDVIMVAPKGPGFMVRRQYEEGKGVPALIAVHQDHTGNAHKIALAYAKGIGATRAVVLETSFREETETDLFGEQAVLCGGCTSLVKAGFETLVDAGYEPEMAYLEVLHELKLIVDLIYEGGLTNMRQYISNTAQYGDLTRGPRVIGPEAYEAMQEILEEIQSGKFAREWMLENMVNRPVFTALTNADEDHLIEEVGKEVRGMMPQFRK, encoded by the coding sequence ATGTTAAAAAAATATTATGAGGCGGATGCTGATCTTTCCGTGCTGAAAGGCAAGCGCATCGCAGTGATCGGTTACGGGTCCCAGGGACGGGGCCAGTCGCTGAACCTGAGGGACAGCGGACTCGATGTGGTGATTGGTCTGCGCCCGGGAAAGAGCTGGGATGCAGCGGCGAAGGACGGTATGAAAGTGATGAAAGTGGCCGAAGCCGTGAAATCGGCAGATGTCATCCAGATCCTCCTTCCCGATGAGCACCAGGGAGCAGTTTACAAAAGCGAGATCCAGCCCAACCTCTCCGGGAACAAGTGTCTCATGTTCTCCCACGGGTTCAACATCCACTTCGGCCAGATCGTTCCCCCGGAAACCGTTGATGTGATCATGGTCGCTCCCAAGGGACCCGGCTTCATGGTCCGCCGGCAGTATGAGGAGGGCAAGGGTGTTCCTGCCCTCATCGCTGTTCACCAGGATCATACCGGTAACGCGCACAAGATCGCCCTCGCCTATGCAAAGGGTATCGGCGCCACCCGTGCCGTTGTGCTGGAAACCTCGTTCCGCGAGGAGACTGAGACTGATCTGTTCGGAGAGCAGGCAGTTCTTTGCGGCGGCTGCACTTCGCTTGTGAAGGCCGGGTTCGAGACCCTTGTCGATGCCGGTTATGAGCCTGAGATGGCGTATCTCGAAGTTCTCCACGAGCTCAAGCTTATTGTCGATCTCATCTATGAGGGCGGCCTTACCAATATGCGCCAGTACATCAGCAACACTGCGCAGTATGGCGATCTCACCCGCGGCCCCCGGGTTATCGGCCCCGAAGCGTACGAAGCTATGCAGGAGATTCTCGAAGAGATCCAGAGCGGCAAATTCGCCCGGGAATGGATGCTTGAGAATATGGTGAACCGCCCGGTCTTTACTGCCCTCACGAATGCGGATGAAGATCACTTAATTGAAGAAGTCGGCAAAGAAGTAAGGGGCATGATGCCTCAGTTCAGGAAATAA
- a CDS encoding DUF2124 domain-containing protein: MTPQPALSGVTGILRPFKEYLQSLNLSPGDQIVYYGCVGTCTPFVELLAIAVRGLHLEQVYVPLLEEEKAKKLHEVPDAGMQVSSEPAVLNPRVIVVMGGLAMPYMPVTKEQVRNLASRHNRAKLAGVCFQNMFEKAGWLDTVVFDLLINAMIEPVTVKRREPSD; the protein is encoded by the coding sequence ATGACTCCACAACCCGCCCTCTCCGGGGTCACCGGTATCCTGCGCCCGTTCAAGGAATATCTCCAGTCCCTGAACCTCTCCCCGGGCGACCAGATTGTCTATTATGGCTGTGTCGGGACCTGTACGCCGTTTGTGGAACTGCTGGCCATCGCAGTCCGCGGCCTTCACCTTGAACAGGTCTATGTCCCGCTGCTCGAAGAAGAGAAAGCGAAAAAACTCCATGAGGTTCCCGACGCCGGGATGCAGGTGAGCAGCGAACCGGCGGTCCTCAATCCCCGCGTAATTGTCGTTATGGGGGGACTTGCAATGCCGTACATGCCGGTTACAAAAGAGCAGGTGCGCAATCTCGCATCCCGCCATAACCGGGCAAAACTGGCCGGGGTCTGTTTCCAGAATATGTTTGAGAAAGCCGGCTGGCTGGATACAGTAGTGTTCGATCTTCTCATCAACGCCATGATCGAGCCGGTGACCGTGAAGAGAAGAGAACCTTCAGACTGA
- a CDS encoding DNA-directed RNA polymerase subunit L — translation MIVKVLELEKDKARLIIQGQGHTFMNTLVEELLSDPDVDVARYMIEFQFSDPELLITTKGKKNPLPIIKKACKRISGHCDELIKRLKKN, via the coding sequence ATGATTGTAAAGGTACTCGAACTCGAGAAAGACAAGGCACGGCTCATCATCCAGGGACAGGGCCACACGTTCATGAATACCCTTGTCGAAGAGCTCCTGAGTGATCCGGATGTGGATGTTGCGAGGTATATGATAGAATTCCAGTTCTCGGATCCCGAACTTCTTATCACTACAAAAGGAAAGAAGAATCCCCTCCCGATCATCAAGAAGGCCTGCAAGCGGATCAGCGGCCACTGTGATGAACTCATCAAAAGGCTCAAGAAGAACTGA
- the tsaA gene encoding tRNA (N6-threonylcarbamoyladenosine(37)-N6)-methyltransferase TrmO, with amino-acid sequence MQKTDGTDQPVSFSPLGCIHSPFHDIAGMPIQPNGARGVRGTVEIADRFVAGLKDLEGFGRIILIYSFHKCTGHELHVTPFLDPAPHGIFATRSPRRPNAIGISVVRLVSVNGSTLVIEDVDILDGTPLLDIKPYVPAFDAYPESSCGWFEKVVHKVTSVRSDERFR; translated from the coding sequence ATGCAGAAAACGGACGGGACAGATCAGCCAGTTTCTTTTTCCCCTCTGGGATGTATCCATTCTCCTTTCCACGATATTGCCGGCATGCCGATCCAGCCCAATGGTGCCCGGGGGGTCCGGGGAACGGTGGAGATTGCCGACCGGTTTGTTGCAGGACTCAAGGATCTGGAGGGGTTTGGCCGGATCATCCTCATCTACTCTTTCCATAAATGCACCGGTCACGAACTGCACGTGACGCCGTTTTTGGACCCGGCGCCCCACGGTATCTTTGCCACCCGCTCCCCCCGGCGGCCGAACGCGATCGGCATCTCGGTTGTACGCCTGGTCTCGGTGAACGGGTCAACGCTGGTAATCGAAGATGTGGATATCCTTGACGGCACCCCGCTCCTCGACATCAAGCCCTATGTGCCCGCATTCGATGCCTACCCGGAATCCAGTTGCGGATGGTTCGAGAAGGTTGTCCACAAAGTCACTTCGGTCCGGTCGGATGAACGGTTCCGGTGA
- a CDS encoding site-specific DNA-methyltransferase — protein MKKGVFSKSDHYTILNEDIFSTRNIDDGSIDLIVTSPPYNVDIQYNSHDDRISYEDYLDFSRRWMERCYGWLRNDGRFCLNIPLDKNKGGQQSVGADLTTLAKSLGFSYHSTIVWNEGNISRRTAWGSWLSASAPYVIAPVELIIVLYKDSWKKTSGTRKSDITRDEFMAWTNGLWTFNGERKTKIGHPAPFPVELPLRCMKLFSFVEDTVLDPFMGSGSTLVAASQCGRKGIGVEIDPHYCEIALGRIGREGKQE, from the coding sequence GTGAAGAAGGGTGTTTTTTCCAAGAGTGACCATTACACGATCCTCAACGAGGACATCTTCTCAACGCGGAACATAGATGACGGGAGTATTGATCTCATCGTCACATCGCCACCCTATAATGTAGATATCCAGTACAACTCCCACGACGACCGGATCAGCTACGAAGATTACCTGGATTTTTCCCGCAGGTGGATGGAGCGCTGTTACGGGTGGCTCAGAAACGATGGCCGGTTCTGCCTCAACATCCCGCTTGACAAGAACAAGGGAGGCCAGCAGAGCGTGGGGGCAGACCTCACCACCCTGGCAAAGAGCCTGGGCTTCTCCTATCATTCGACCATTGTCTGGAACGAGGGGAACATCTCCCGCCGGACCGCGTGGGGTTCGTGGCTGAGCGCGTCCGCCCCGTACGTGATCGCACCGGTGGAACTGATCATCGTCCTGTACAAGGATTCCTGGAAGAAGACGAGCGGGACCCGGAAATCGGACATCACGCGGGATGAATTCATGGCCTGGACCAATGGCCTGTGGACATTTAACGGGGAGCGCAAGACCAAGATAGGGCACCCGGCACCGTTCCCCGTGGAACTCCCGCTCCGGTGCATGAAGCTCTTCTCATTTGTGGAGGATACCGTCCTCGATCCCTTCATGGGCAGCGGCTCCACGCTGGTAGCTGCATCGCAATGCGGCCGCAAAGGGATCGGCGTGGAGATCGATCCCCATTACTGCGAGATCGCGCTCGGGCGGATCGGGCGGGAAGGAAAACAGGAATAA
- the frhB gene encoding coenzyme F420 hydrogenase subunit beta produces the protein MGAELGNYKSCVSARSTDKELLKCAQDGGIVSSLFAFALDEGIIDGAIVAASKEFAAKNPSKVILDSTNFDMIEPWRPIPAIVNTKAELLAAAGTKYNISPNVALLKEATRSFGLDKVGIVGTPCQMQAVRKAQLYPIGMRDVGASIALAVGIFCMENFPYQSILQLVEDHAAMKLESVKKMEIGKGKFWVYGKRGQVVQLPLKVTHKYEQPGCHVCLDYVANLGDISTGSVGSPDGWSTVFVRSKIGDSVWAKAMAAGVFETQPIEKVKPGLELVTKLANEKITKNKATLAGRATFGVDKALRNPYL, from the coding sequence ATGGGAGCAGAACTCGGAAATTACAAATCATGCGTCTCAGCCCGAAGCACCGACAAGGAGCTTCTCAAGTGCGCCCAGGATGGCGGTATTGTTTCATCCCTCTTTGCATTTGCACTGGACGAAGGCATCATTGACGGTGCAATCGTTGCAGCAAGCAAGGAGTTCGCAGCAAAGAACCCGTCCAAGGTTATCCTTGACAGCACGAACTTTGACATGATCGAGCCCTGGAGACCAATCCCGGCGATCGTCAACACCAAGGCTGAGCTGCTTGCAGCAGCAGGAACCAAGTACAACATCAGCCCGAACGTTGCACTCCTCAAGGAGGCAACCCGGAGCTTTGGCCTGGACAAGGTCGGTATCGTAGGCACCCCGTGCCAGATGCAGGCAGTCCGTAAGGCCCAGCTGTACCCGATCGGCATGAGAGATGTCGGCGCGAGCATTGCGCTTGCAGTCGGTATCTTCTGCATGGAGAACTTCCCCTACCAGAGCATCCTCCAGCTCGTGGAAGACCACGCTGCTATGAAGCTCGAGTCCGTCAAGAAGATGGAGATCGGCAAGGGCAAGTTCTGGGTATACGGCAAGCGCGGACAGGTAGTCCAGCTGCCCCTCAAGGTGACCCACAAGTACGAGCAGCCCGGCTGCCACGTCTGCCTTGACTATGTTGCAAACCTCGGTGACATCTCCACCGGCTCTGTCGGCAGCCCCGACGGCTGGAGCACCGTCTTTGTCAGGTCCAAGATCGGAGACTCGGTCTGGGCCAAGGCAATGGCAGCAGGCGTCTTTGAGACCCAGCCCATCGAGAAGGTCAAGCCCGGTCTTGAACTCGTGACCAAGCTCGCAAACGAGAAGATCACGAAGAACAAGGCAACCCTTGCAGGCCGTGCAACTTTCGGTGTGGACAAGGCTCTCAGGAACCCATACCTCTAA
- the mptA gene encoding GTP cyclohydrolase MptA, which yields MKTKKTEQAPDKSFSKELPDVQATSPDVRINLTRVGVKNVKKLVEVHRHEKRPVIFISNFDVYVDLPGSLKGANLSRNFEVIDEVLQQAIDGDVNQIEKLCSVVARKLLDRHEYADRTEVFMRSEFMVKRETPVSKTVCHEVVKVHARAVARRTFRDPIVRKSIGAEVTGMTACPCAQNIMKERAMRVLQGLNVNKETIDSFFSEVPMATHNQRGRGFLCIETDDDQHVDLEEIISILKESMSSGIYELLKRGDEGQVVLNAHKNPRFVEDCVREMAKKVLAEFDYLSGDSVVTIKQTNEESIHQHDAYAERRATIAELVDELNGEKQTSD from the coding sequence ATTAAGACTAAAAAAACTGAACAGGCCCCGGATAAATCATTCAGCAAGGAACTGCCGGACGTTCAGGCAACATCGCCTGATGTACGGATCAATCTCACCCGGGTCGGTGTAAAAAACGTAAAAAAACTGGTCGAAGTCCACCGTCATGAGAAGCGACCGGTAATTTTCATCTCCAATTTTGATGTTTACGTAGATCTTCCGGGAAGTCTCAAAGGTGCAAATCTCTCCCGCAACTTCGAAGTGATCGATGAAGTCCTCCAGCAGGCTATCGATGGCGATGTCAACCAGATTGAAAAGCTCTGCAGTGTGGTTGCCCGAAAACTCCTGGACCGCCATGAATATGCTGACCGGACAGAGGTGTTCATGCGTAGCGAGTTCATGGTAAAGCGCGAGACACCGGTGAGCAAAACCGTCTGCCACGAAGTGGTGAAAGTCCATGCCCGGGCGGTTGCACGGCGTACATTCCGCGATCCCATTGTTAGGAAGAGTATCGGGGCTGAAGTGACCGGTATGACCGCATGCCCCTGCGCCCAGAATATTATGAAAGAGCGGGCCATGAGGGTGTTGCAGGGACTAAATGTCAACAAGGAAACCATTGACTCCTTCTTCAGCGAAGTCCCCATGGCAACCCACAACCAGCGCGGCCGGGGATTTCTCTGCATAGAGACCGATGACGACCAGCATGTGGATCTCGAAGAGATCATCAGCATCCTTAAGGAATCGATGAGCAGTGGCATCTACGAACTCCTGAAACGGGGAGATGAGGGCCAGGTCGTGCTTAACGCGCACAAAAATCCGCGGTTTGTGGAAGACTGTGTCCGTGAGATGGCAAAGAAAGTACTAGCGGAATTTGATTATCTGTCCGGAGATTCTGTTGTCACGATTAAGCAGACAAACGAGGAGAGCATCCACCAGCACGATGCTTATGCCGAACGAAGGGCCACGATTGCCGAATTGGTCGATGAATTAAACGGCGAAAAGCAGACCAGCGACTGA
- the frhA gene encoding coenzyme F420 hydrogenase subunit alpha, which yields MSKVVEISPTTRHEGHSKMVLKVNDQGIIETGNWCSITPVRGVEKLAVGKTPEQVPKIASRVCGICPIAHNLAATEAMEASIKCEIPKDALMLRHILQLANRCHSIALHDILILPDLYLPGTETKINPFTAEEPVRTVAKRIQRLREISQTIGQIAAGDCIHPRNTRVGGMYRNVSEQAKTKMYDLAKEGLVLAKAQMDLMIAILRNYQAREHVDVGGMKVALPKTLGYHNQGYLATHAFYGSSSLDECPSWDIRRFKEVRPWDWYMGEMEVSLEEPRYPIGGTTKMGTKVNPQMEACTGIPMYDGQPVEVGPRARLAVYKGYDEKGTVGQNIAREMEYTDCFYEMIDCLDELNTAGKVVADYIPDGDGTLGWASNEAPRGTDVHLARVKDWKVQYFSMLVPTTWNFATCSAALTGAPWQLAEVIMRGYDPCVSCATHMIVVDEDNKVVAQKLIQ from the coding sequence TTGTCGAAAGTTGTAGAGATTTCCCCAACCACAAGGCATGAGGGACACTCCAAGATGGTCCTCAAGGTCAACGACCAGGGCATCATCGAAACGGGGAACTGGTGTTCCATTACCCCGGTCAGGGGTGTTGAGAAACTTGCAGTCGGTAAGACCCCCGAGCAGGTCCCCAAGATTGCATCCCGCGTCTGTGGTATCTGTCCGATAGCACACAACCTCGCGGCCACCGAAGCAATGGAAGCATCCATCAAGTGCGAGATCCCCAAGGACGCACTTATGCTCCGTCACATCCTTCAGCTGGCCAACCGGTGTCACAGCATTGCACTGCACGATATCCTGATCCTGCCCGACCTGTACTTACCAGGCACCGAGACCAAGATCAACCCGTTCACGGCAGAAGAGCCGGTGCGCACCGTTGCAAAGCGCATCCAGCGCCTCCGTGAGATCAGCCAGACCATCGGCCAGATCGCAGCAGGCGACTGCATCCACCCGCGGAACACCCGTGTCGGTGGTATGTACCGCAATGTCTCCGAGCAGGCCAAGACCAAGATGTACGACCTTGCCAAGGAAGGACTTGTCCTTGCAAAGGCCCAGATGGATCTCATGATCGCTATCCTGCGCAACTACCAGGCACGCGAGCATGTGGACGTCGGCGGCATGAAGGTCGCACTCCCCAAGACCCTCGGTTACCACAACCAGGGCTACCTTGCAACCCATGCATTCTATGGTTCCTCGAGCCTTGACGAGTGCCCCAGCTGGGACATCCGCCGGTTCAAGGAAGTCAGGCCATGGGACTGGTACATGGGCGAGATGGAAGTTTCGCTCGAAGAGCCCCGCTACCCGATTGGTGGAACCACCAAGATGGGAACCAAGGTCAACCCCCAGATGGAAGCCTGCACCGGTATCCCGATGTACGACGGCCAGCCGGTTGAAGTAGGTCCCCGCGCCCGTCTCGCAGTCTACAAGGGCTACGACGAGAAGGGAACTGTCGGCCAGAACATTGCCCGTGAGATGGAATACACGGACTGCTTCTACGAGATGATCGACTGCCTTGACGAGCTCAACACTGCCGGTAAGGTTGTTGCAGACTACATCCCCGACGGCGACGGTACCCTCGGCTGGGCATCCAACGAGGCCCCCCGTGGAACTGATGTCCACCTTGCACGCGTCAAGGACTGGAAGGTCCAGTACTTCAGCATGCTCGTCCCGACCACCTGGAACTTCGCAACCTGCAGCGCTGCACTCACCGGTGCACCCTGGCAGCTCGCCGAAGTTATCATGCGCGGGTACGACCCGTGCGTATCATGTGCAACCCACATGATCGTCGTGGATGAGGACAACAAGGTAGTGGCTCAGAAGCTCATCCAGTGA